One Phaseolus vulgaris cultivar G19833 chromosome 4, P. vulgaris v2.0, whole genome shotgun sequence DNA window includes the following coding sequences:
- the LOC137837680 gene encoding probable transcriptional regulator SLK2, which translates to MPPMTPSRVTGGLTQSSSHSGIFFQGDGQSQSVVNTHLSSSIVNSSSTVTGARRTNLGPVSGDMNNAVLNSVANSAPSVGASSLVTDANSALSGGPHLQRSASVNTDSYLRLPASPMSFTSNNISISGSSVIDGSSVVQQSTHQDQNPQQLQQNQQQLQGASSATSLPASQTGPSSLHMGAHVPGSFIHDPNNASQLSKKPRLDIKQEDLMQQHQVIQQILQRQDSMQLQGRNPQLQALLQQQQRLRQQQIFQSMPQLQRVHLQQQQQQQQQQQHQQQMQLRQQLQQQVMQPSSAVKRPCDNGVSGVCARRLMQYLYHQRQRPNDNSIAYWRKFVAEYYSPRAKKRWCLSLYNNVGHHALGVFPQAATDAWQCDICGCKSGRGFEATYEVLPRLDEIKFGGGVIDELLFLDLPREIRFSSGAMMLEYAKAVQESVYEQLRVVREGQLRIIFTQDLKILSWEFCARRHEELLPRRLVAPPVNQLVQVAQKCQSTIAESGADGVSQQDLQANSNMVLTAGRQLAKILELQSLNDLGFSKRYVRCLQISEVVNSMKDLIDICAEHRVGAIECLKNYPLLTTASKLQMQKMQEMEQMANVHGLPTDRNTLNKLMAMNPGLNNQINNSQNVVSRGALSGSSHLALTNYQSLLVRQNSMNSSPGSLQREGSSFNNSSPSPSSALQGAGPSLIPGSMQNSSVGGFPGSHLTSQQSPQLLQQRTLSANGLLQQNHSQGSQGNQALQQQQQMIHQLVKEMSNNNGGMQSQPLGGPNANGNMAKNAMGFGGHTPSLSGGSANLPRNNGPMSRNNSFKTASNSDSSAAAGNSGFNPRTSDMPQSLHLQDVVQDIGHDFADNPFFNSDLDDDMGFGWKA; encoded by the exons ATGCCCCCAATGACACCTTCGCGGGTGACAGGAGGGTTAACCCAATCATCTTCACATTCTGGAATTTTCTTTCAAGGAGATGGGCAGTCACAGAGTGTAGTTAACACTCACTTAAGCTCATCAATTGTTAACTCGTCTAGCACAGTTACGGGAGCCCGTCGAACAAACCTGGGTCCAGTTTCTGGGGATATGAATAATGCAGTTTTGAACAGTGTTGCAAACTCAGCACCAAGTGTTGGAGCTAGTTCTTTAGTCACAGATGCAAATTCTGCCCTCTCTGGTGGCCCCCATTTGCAGAGAAGTGCCAGTGTTAACACGGACTCATACTTACGATTACCTGCCTCACCCATGTCATTTACATCAAATAATATTAGTATTTCTGGCTCATCAGTGATTGATGGTTCCTCTGTAGTGCAACAGAGCACTCATCAAGATCAGAATCCTCAACAATTGCAGCAGAATCAGCAGCAGCTGCAGGGTGCTTCAAGTGCTACATCGTTGCCTGCATCTCAAACTGGCCCCTCTTCCCTCCATATGGGTGCACATGTCCCTGGGTCTTTCATTCATGATCCAAATAATGCATCTCAGCTGTCAAAGAAACCTAGACTGGATATCAAACAGGAAGATTTAATGCAGCAGCATCAGGTTATACAACAGATTCTTCAGAGACAAGATTCCATGCAATTGCAGGGTCGTAATCCACAGTTACAGGCTTTACTTCAACAACAGCAGAGACTGAGACAACAGCAAATCTTTCAGTCAATGCCCCAATTACAGAGAGTGCACTTGCAGCAACAACAGCAACAGCAACAGCAGCAGCAGCACCAACAACAAATGCAATTGAGGCAGCAATTACAGCAACAAGTGATGCAGCCCTCTTCTGCTGTCAAGCGCCCATGTGACAATGGTGTCAGTGGGGTTTGTGCTCGTCGACTGATGCAGTATCTCTATCATCAAAGGCAACGGCCAAAT GATAATAGTATTGCTTATTGGAGAAAATTTGTGGCTGAATATTATTCTCCTCGTGCAAAGAAACGGTGGTGCTTGTCGTTATATAACAATGTTGGGCATCATGCACTTGGTGTTTTCCCCCAAGCAGCTACG GATGCATGGCAATGTGACATATGTGGTTGTAAATCTGGAAGGGGATTTG AGGCAACTTATGAAGTATTACCTAGACTTGATGAAATCAAATTTGGTGGTGGTGTGATTGATGAACTTTTATTTCTGGACTTGCCACGTGAAATAAGATTTTCTTCTGGTGCGATGATGTTAGAATATGCAAAAGCAGTTCAAGAGAGTGTATATGAGCAGCTTCGAGTTGTTCGTGAAGGTCAACTACGCATCATATTCACTCAAGATTTGAAG ATATTATCTTGGGAGTTCTGTGCAAGGCGGCATGAAGAACTTCTCCCTCGAAGGTTGGTTGCACCACCG GTCAACCAATTAGTACAGGTAGCTCAAAAGTGCCAGAGTACAATTGCTGAAAGTGGAGCAGATGGGGTTTCTCAGCAAGATTTGCAAGCAAACAGCAACAT GGTATTGACAGCAGGGCGCCAGCTTGCAAAGATTTTGGAGTTGCAATCGCTTAATGACTTGGGTTTTTCTAAAAGATATGTGAGATGTCTGCAG ATTTCGGAGGTTGTCAACAGCATGAAAGACCTAATAGATATCTGTGCAGAGCACAGAGTTGGGGCAATAG AGTGTTTGAAAAATTATCCTCTACTAACAACAGCCTCAAAGCTCCAGATGCAAAAGATGCAGGAAATGGAGCAGATGGCAAATGTTCATGGTCTGCCAACTGATAGAAATACACTCAATAAGCTGATGGCAATGAATCCTGGATTGAACAACCAGATAAACAACAGTCAAAATGTGGTTAGTCGTGGTGCTTTGAGTGGGTCATCCCATTTAGCACTTACCAACTACCAAAGTCTTCTCGTGAGACAAAATTCAATGAATTCTAGCCCTGGCTCCCTTCAGCGAGAAGGATCCTCATTCAATAATTCTAGCCCGAGTCCCTCTTCTGCTTTGCAAGGAGCTGGTCCTTCTTTGATTCCAGGCTCAATGCAAAACTCTTCTGTAGGTGGTTTCCCAGGTTCCCATCTAACCTCGCAGCAGTCACCACAACTCCTCCAACAACGCACATTAAGTGCAAATGGTTTACTGCAACAAAATCATTCACAGGGGTCCCAAGGAAATCAAGCTCtacagcagcagcagcagatgaTCCACCAACTAGTGAAGGAAATGTCAAATAACAATGGGGGAATGCAATCACAGCCTCTTGGTGGACCCAATGCAAATGGGAATATGGCAAAGAATGCAATGGGTTTTGGTGGCCATACTCCATCCTTAAGCGGAGGTTCTGCCAATCTTCCACGAAACAATGGACCCATGTCGAGGAATAATAGCTTCAAAACAGCTTCAAACAGTGATTCTTCTGCCGCTGCTGGCAACAGTGGATTCAACCCAAGAACATCTGATATGCCGCAAAGTCTACATTTGCAAGATGTGGTTCAGGATATTGGCCATGATTTCGCGGATAACCCCTTTTTTAACAGTGATCTTGATGATGACATGGGTTTTGGCTGGAAGGCATGA